From a region of the Thermoanaerobaculia bacterium genome:
- a CDS encoding DUF192 domain-containing protein: protein MTVRGVARIPARFTIFFVIALALGCARSNGAPKDAEKAAKDQPTVTMPSGRTYRVEIAATPDSRAQGLMFRESLADGRGMLFLFPRPSVEAFWMKNCNFPIDIVWMDAGRRVIFVSAHTPPCREDPCPTYGPKEKSQYVLEIPDGAAAKEKADVGSTMTFTNVPASPTE, encoded by the coding sequence ATGACGGTTCGAGGCGTCGCCAGGATCCCCGCGAGATTCACGATCTTCTTTGTGATCGCTCTCGCTCTCGGCTGCGCGCGGTCGAACGGGGCGCCGAAAGACGCGGAGAAAGCGGCGAAGGATCAGCCGACGGTGACGATGCCTTCGGGCCGGACCTACCGCGTCGAGATCGCCGCGACTCCGGATTCGCGCGCGCAGGGGCTGATGTTCCGGGAGAGCCTCGCCGACGGTCGCGGGATGCTGTTCCTGTTTCCGCGCCCCTCCGTCGAGGCGTTCTGGATGAAGAACTGCAACTTCCCGATCGACATCGTCTGGATGGATGCCGGTCGGCGCGTGATCTTCGTTTCCGCGCACACGCCGCCGTGCCGTGAAGATCCCTGTCCGACCTACGGTCCGAAGGAGAAATCCCAGTACGTTCTCGAGATCCCCGACGGCGCCGCGGCGAAGGAAAAGGCGGACGTGGGGTCGACGATGACGTTCACGAACGTGCCGGCGTCGCCGACGGAGTGA
- a CDS encoding cytochrome b N-terminal domain-containing protein, which yields MSRGPGFDERTGIVSAWRRFAEKPTPSRGGWWFTLGSIALALLVLQLATGILLASAYAPTPDHARASVAWIERQVPAGSFVRGLHAWGASAVVVFVLLHLARVFWHGAYRPPRQENWWVGLLLLATVFAFAFTGYLLPWDQKGYWATVVGIRIAAQPPIVGPVAQRVLTGGAGVGAGTLSRFAAIHVIVLPLAAAGLAAAHLLFLRRQGHAGVPGDASPREPFFPKQMARDAAAVLAVCAVVAALARFLPASLEATADPTDTAYVPRPDWYFLAPYQLLHYFHGKAAILGTFGIPAAIGIFLVAMPLLDRSATRHPKNRRPWIAAGTGLAAAAIVLTGIAVVDAPAGRLPATEPPPPPLAFVSADLKNYDLSMVAPSIARGGKLIATKKCLECHWINGDGNPKGIDLKHVGERRTRAWLLAHFRDPQELSPHSKMPPYDDLPARDLNDITDYLLALP from the coding sequence GGCGGCGCTTCGCGGAAAAACCGACGCCGTCGCGCGGAGGGTGGTGGTTCACCCTGGGCTCGATCGCGCTCGCCCTCCTCGTCCTGCAGCTCGCGACCGGCATCCTTCTCGCGTCCGCGTACGCGCCCACTCCGGATCACGCGCGGGCGAGTGTCGCCTGGATCGAGCGGCAGGTCCCGGCGGGATCGTTCGTCCGGGGTCTCCACGCGTGGGGCGCCTCGGCGGTCGTCGTCTTCGTCCTGCTGCACCTGGCCCGCGTCTTCTGGCACGGAGCGTACAGGCCGCCGCGCCAGGAGAACTGGTGGGTCGGCCTCCTCCTGCTCGCCACCGTGTTCGCGTTCGCGTTCACCGGCTACCTGCTCCCGTGGGACCAGAAAGGCTACTGGGCGACCGTCGTCGGGATCCGGATCGCCGCCCAGCCGCCGATCGTCGGTCCCGTCGCGCAGCGCGTGCTCACGGGAGGCGCCGGCGTCGGGGCGGGCACGCTCTCCCGCTTCGCGGCGATCCACGTGATCGTGCTGCCGCTCGCCGCCGCGGGGCTCGCGGCCGCGCACCTGCTGTTCCTCCGGCGCCAGGGACACGCCGGAGTTCCCGGCGACGCGTCTCCCCGGGAGCCGTTCTTCCCGAAGCAGATGGCCCGCGACGCGGCGGCCGTCCTCGCGGTATGCGCGGTCGTCGCGGCACTGGCCCGGTTCCTCCCCGCTTCCCTCGAGGCGACCGCGGACCCGACCGACACGGCGTACGTCCCCCGCCCGGACTGGTATTTCCTCGCGCCTTACCAGCTCCTCCACTACTTCCACGGAAAGGCCGCGATCCTCGGAACGTTCGGGATTCCCGCGGCGATCGGCATCTTCCTCGTCGCGATGCCGCTCCTCGACCGGTCCGCGACCCGGCATCCGAAGAACCGGAGGCCGTGGATCGCCGCGGGGACCGGGCTCGCCGCCGCGGCGATCGTCCTCACCGGAATCGCGGTCGTCGACGCCCCCGCGGGCCGCCTTCCCGCGACCGAGCCGCCGCCTCCCCCGCTCGCGTTCGTCTCGGCGGACCTGAAGAACTACGACCTCTCGATGGTCGCGCCTTCCATCGCCCGCGGCGGGAAGCTGATCGCGACGAAAAAATGCCTCGAATGCCACTGGATCAACGGCGACGGCAATCCGAAAGGCATCGACCTGAAGCATGTCGGAGAGCGGCGGACGCGCGCGTGGCTCCTCGCGCACTTCCGCGACCCGCAGGAGCTCTCGCCTCACTCGAAGATGCCGCCCTACGACGATCTGCCGGCGAGGGATCTGAACGACATCACGGACTACCTGCTGGCGCTGCCGTAG